From a single Oncorhynchus tshawytscha isolate Ot180627B linkage group LG33, Otsh_v2.0, whole genome shotgun sequence genomic region:
- the LOC112231239 gene encoding uncharacterized protein LOC112231239 isoform X2, with amino-acid sequence MSLFHQCYSHFDMDSQDTAHYTHTHTHNTNRYRISSEHRLSAMALTHGSATVLLIFLWTLSMTDSKEAYVTCLFHEDCMLPCSFTPTGAVVIHWYKQQIPVHSYYYNKDQYGLQNKHFNGRTCLFNSQIAHGNASLLLKRIKVQDKGRYKCYTSTRKRNQETFVNLGVKALIQSVRIEMTGEVVSCSSQNIYPAPQVAWNTDPASGPETLQNSTIKTPDSKGLYTVESTVRILGNVSDHAYFCSVISADKAQVWTVSLRQQVELIGEAGQELSIPCIAPQNLQNFSLTWTFTRTNDPTVILSYDSRTRRTSNLWEGRAGLEQDQVLMGNGSLLLHNPENQEHSGTYTCTFTGLQSRHMVQTQVNITVTPIEDEQNSERSWLGTVASVAFFVFTVSVALPRYLRHRGKQTTYNWKDGRPLPIMRPSHADTAIIMIGATLHQQNGAGLDETGTKEHRPHSQGLYISGPHTLDGDITQPYTPRPDELASDVPETAGCCSPRSQSHLSEELDGDTIEPQTPGNDEPQPHIPESDEPGNGGPVSYSQDLDATISYAQDEMPGPCTSGDEEEVVLHHLQTHEEVLSDQTPEELVPLDQMTLKEVHISRTYQVVTHQDLT; translated from the exons ATGTCCTTGTTTCATCAATGTTACAGCCACTTTGACATGGATTCACAGGACACagctcattacacacacacacacacacacaatactaacAGATACAGAATCAGTTCTGAACACAGACTCTCTGCGATGGCACTGACACATGGATCGGCCACTGTGCTCCTGATCTTTCTGTGGACATTGTCTATGACTGACTCCAAAG AGgcttatgtgacttgtttattCCATGAGGACTGCATGCTTCCCTGTAGCTTTACACCCACTGGTGCCGTGGTCATCCACTGGTACAAACAGCAGATCCCTGTTCACAGCTACTATTACAACAAGGACCAGTATGGACTGCAGAATAAGCACTTCAATGGAAGGACATGCTTGTTCAACTCCCAGATCGCCCATGGCAATGCATCGCTCCTCCTGAAAAGGATAAAAGTTCAGGACAAGGGAAGATACAAGTGCTACACCAGCACCAGAAAGAGGAACCAGGAGACCTTTGTCAACCTGGGGGTGAAAG CTCTCATCCAGTCAGTGAGAATAGAGATGACTGGGGAGGTGGTCTCCTGTTCATCTCAGAACATCTATCCTGCACCTCAGGTGGCATGGAATACAGACCCAGCGTCTGGTCCAGAAACACTACAGAACTCCACCATCAAAACCCCAGACTCCAAGGGTCTGTACACAGTGGAGAGCACAGTGAGGATCTTGGGTAATGTCTCTGACCACGCCTACTTCTGCTCTGTCATCTCTGCAGACAAGGCCCAGGTGTGGACAGTCTCTCTGAGGCAGCAAG TGGAATTGATTGGAGAGGCGGGACAAGAGCTGTCCATACCCTGCATCGCTCCACAGAACCTCCAGAACTTCTCCCTCACCTGGACCTTCACCAGAACCAATGATCCCACAGTCATCCTCAGCTACGACAGCAGAACCAGACGGACCTCCAACCTCTGGGAGGGCCGGGCTGGACTGGAGCAGGACCAGGTTCTGATGGGCAACGGATCCCTCCTTCTTCACAACCCAGAGAATCAGGAACACTCAGGAACTTACACCTGTACATTCACAGGCCTCCAGAGCAGACACATGGTACAAACCCAGGTCAACATCACAGTTACCCCAATAG AGGATGAGCAGAACAGTGAGAGGTCATGGCTGGGCACAGTAGCCTCTGTCGCCTTCTTTGTCTTCACAGTTTCTGTGGCCCTTCCAAGGTATCTAAGGCACAGAG GAAAGCAAACAACATATAATTGGAAAGATGGACGACCATTGCCTATAATGAGACCCTCACATGCAG ATACAGCAATAATCATGATTGGTGCAACTTTACATCAACAAAATGGAGCAGGTCTGGATGAAACAGGAACAAAGGAACATAGACCACATAGCCAAGGACTGTACATATCTGGACCACATACACTAGATGGTGACATAACACAGCCATATACTCCAAGACCGGATGAATTGGCAAGCGATGTACCAGAGACAGCAGGATGTTGTTCACCACGATCACAGTCGCATTTGAGTGAGGAGCTAGATGGTGACACAATCGAACCACAAACACCAGGCAATGATGAACCACAGCCACACATACCAGAGAGTGATGAACCAGGAAATGGTGGCCCTGTAAGTTATTCACAAGACCTTGATGCAACAATATCATATGCCCAAGATGAGATGCCAGGACCATGTACATCAGGAGATGAAGAAGAAGTAGTACTTCATCATCTACAGACACATGAAGAGGTCCTGTCCGACCAAACACCAGAAGAGTTGGTTCCTCTGGATCAGATGACTCTGAAAGAGGTGCACATATCCAGGACATACCAGGTAGTAACGCACCAGGACCTTACATAA
- the LOC112231239 gene encoding uncharacterized protein LOC112231239 isoform X1, producing the protein MSLFHQCYSHFDMDSQDTAHYTHTHTHNTNRYRISSEHRLSAMALTHGSATVLLIFLWTLSMTDSKEAYVTCLFHEDCMLPCSFTPTGAVVIHWYKQQIPVHSYYYNKDQYGLQNKHFNGRTCLFNSQIAHGNASLLLKRIKVQDKGRYKCYTSTRKRNQETFVNLGVKALIQSVRIEMTGEVVSCSSQNIYPAPQVAWNTDPASGPETLQNSTIKTPDSKGLYTVESTVRILGNVSDHAYFCSVISADKAQVWTVSLRQQVELIGEAGQELSIPCIAPQNLQNFSLTWTFTRTNDPTVILSYDSRTRRTSNLWEGRAGLEQDQVLMGNGSLLLHNPENQEHSGTYTCTFTGLQSRHMVQTQVNITVTPIVEDEQNSERSWLGTVASVAFFVFTVSVALPRYLRHRGKQTTYNWKDGRPLPIMRPSHADTAIIMIGATLHQQNGAGLDETGTKEHRPHSQGLYISGPHTLDGDITQPYTPRPDELASDVPETAGCCSPRSQSHLSEELDGDTIEPQTPGNDEPQPHIPESDEPGNGGPVSYSQDLDATISYAQDEMPGPCTSGDEEEVVLHHLQTHEEVLSDQTPEELVPLDQMTLKEVHISRTYQVVTHQDLT; encoded by the exons ATGTCCTTGTTTCATCAATGTTACAGCCACTTTGACATGGATTCACAGGACACagctcattacacacacacacacacacacaatactaacAGATACAGAATCAGTTCTGAACACAGACTCTCTGCGATGGCACTGACACATGGATCGGCCACTGTGCTCCTGATCTTTCTGTGGACATTGTCTATGACTGACTCCAAAG AGgcttatgtgacttgtttattCCATGAGGACTGCATGCTTCCCTGTAGCTTTACACCCACTGGTGCCGTGGTCATCCACTGGTACAAACAGCAGATCCCTGTTCACAGCTACTATTACAACAAGGACCAGTATGGACTGCAGAATAAGCACTTCAATGGAAGGACATGCTTGTTCAACTCCCAGATCGCCCATGGCAATGCATCGCTCCTCCTGAAAAGGATAAAAGTTCAGGACAAGGGAAGATACAAGTGCTACACCAGCACCAGAAAGAGGAACCAGGAGACCTTTGTCAACCTGGGGGTGAAAG CTCTCATCCAGTCAGTGAGAATAGAGATGACTGGGGAGGTGGTCTCCTGTTCATCTCAGAACATCTATCCTGCACCTCAGGTGGCATGGAATACAGACCCAGCGTCTGGTCCAGAAACACTACAGAACTCCACCATCAAAACCCCAGACTCCAAGGGTCTGTACACAGTGGAGAGCACAGTGAGGATCTTGGGTAATGTCTCTGACCACGCCTACTTCTGCTCTGTCATCTCTGCAGACAAGGCCCAGGTGTGGACAGTCTCTCTGAGGCAGCAAG TGGAATTGATTGGAGAGGCGGGACAAGAGCTGTCCATACCCTGCATCGCTCCACAGAACCTCCAGAACTTCTCCCTCACCTGGACCTTCACCAGAACCAATGATCCCACAGTCATCCTCAGCTACGACAGCAGAACCAGACGGACCTCCAACCTCTGGGAGGGCCGGGCTGGACTGGAGCAGGACCAGGTTCTGATGGGCAACGGATCCCTCCTTCTTCACAACCCAGAGAATCAGGAACACTCAGGAACTTACACCTGTACATTCACAGGCCTCCAGAGCAGACACATGGTACAAACCCAGGTCAACATCACAGTTACCCCAATAG TAGAGGATGAGCAGAACAGTGAGAGGTCATGGCTGGGCACAGTAGCCTCTGTCGCCTTCTTTGTCTTCACAGTTTCTGTGGCCCTTCCAAGGTATCTAAGGCACAGAG GAAAGCAAACAACATATAATTGGAAAGATGGACGACCATTGCCTATAATGAGACCCTCACATGCAG ATACAGCAATAATCATGATTGGTGCAACTTTACATCAACAAAATGGAGCAGGTCTGGATGAAACAGGAACAAAGGAACATAGACCACATAGCCAAGGACTGTACATATCTGGACCACATACACTAGATGGTGACATAACACAGCCATATACTCCAAGACCGGATGAATTGGCAAGCGATGTACCAGAGACAGCAGGATGTTGTTCACCACGATCACAGTCGCATTTGAGTGAGGAGCTAGATGGTGACACAATCGAACCACAAACACCAGGCAATGATGAACCACAGCCACACATACCAGAGAGTGATGAACCAGGAAATGGTGGCCCTGTAAGTTATTCACAAGACCTTGATGCAACAATATCATATGCCCAAGATGAGATGCCAGGACCATGTACATCAGGAGATGAAGAAGAAGTAGTACTTCATCATCTACAGACACATGAAGAGGTCCTGTCCGACCAAACACCAGAAGAGTTGGTTCCTCTGGATCAGATGACTCTGAAAGAGGTGCACATATCCAGGACATACCAGGTAGTAACGCACCAGGACCTTACATAA